A window of the Polaribacter batillariae genome harbors these coding sequences:
- a CDS encoding sensor histidine kinase, giving the protein MNTQKHRWILYLIVITIIATIAIQFYWNYKNYEENKRQVTNEIQLSLDNAIEEYFSSLAKSNFLTIIETKDFKFLNDTTKTENNEKPKFTINDIKITSDKNFSKEKVDSILTSTKELVSKFSLKKDSLIYNTEKKKTDSVNFFTKFTDLKNGYNIKLDGSKTKIKYFKGKKAADSLKLINNLKPIFISFFEQKIQYKKIDSLIENQLKQREINVQTSFHHLKKDTLFHQTKDRLLSNHFNIVKSKSTYVKENEVFELAYTNSNLEALKRSSFGIFLSFLLAMAVISSLFYLLKIINQQKELASIKNDLISNITHEFKTPIATVSTAIEAIENFNVLKDKEKTKKYLAMSTVQLKKLHQMVEKLLETATLDSEQLLLKKETENITEIVEKLVVKHQLLSPSKNISFSTNLQPVYANVDVFHFENAVSNLIDNAVKYGGDKIEVTINSILNTTEISVADNGKGIDKNQQEKIFDKFYRIPKGNTHDVKGFGIGLYYCKKIIEKHNGSLHLSTTKNNTIFKINLPNE; this is encoded by the coding sequence ATGAATACACAAAAACACAGATGGATTCTTTATTTAATTGTAATTACAATTATAGCTACAATTGCTATTCAGTTCTATTGGAATTATAAAAATTACGAAGAAAATAAGCGACAAGTTACTAATGAAATTCAATTAAGTTTAGACAATGCTATTGAAGAATATTTTTCTTCTTTAGCCAAAAGTAATTTTTTAACAATTATAGAAACAAAAGATTTTAAATTTTTAAACGATACAACGAAAACTGAAAATAATGAAAAACCAAAATTTACCATTAATGACATAAAAATTACCTCAGATAAAAACTTTTCTAAAGAAAAGGTAGATTCTATCTTAACCTCCACAAAAGAGCTCGTATCGAAATTTAGTTTAAAGAAAGACTCTTTAATTTATAATACTGAAAAAAAGAAAACAGATTCTGTAAATTTTTTTACAAAATTTACAGATTTAAAAAATGGCTACAATATAAAATTAGACGGTTCTAAAACAAAAATTAAATATTTTAAAGGTAAAAAAGCCGCAGACAGTTTAAAACTAATTAATAATTTAAAACCCATTTTTATTTCTTTTTTTGAACAAAAAATTCAATACAAAAAAATTGATTCGTTAATAGAAAACCAATTAAAACAAAGAGAAATAAACGTACAAACCAGTTTTCATCATCTTAAAAAAGACACTTTATTTCATCAAACGAAAGATCGTTTATTAAGCAACCATTTTAATATTGTAAAATCTAAATCTACATATGTAAAAGAAAATGAAGTTTTTGAACTGGCCTATACAAACTCTAATTTAGAAGCATTAAAAAGAAGTTCTTTTGGTATCTTTTTATCTTTTTTATTAGCAATGGCAGTAATTTCGTCGTTATTTTATTTGTTAAAAATTATCAATCAACAAAAAGAATTGGCAAGCATAAAAAACGATTTAATTAGCAACATTACACACGAATTTAAAACCCCTATTGCCACAGTTTCCACAGCTATCGAAGCCATCGAAAATTTTAATGTTTTAAAAGATAAAGAAAAAACAAAAAAATACCTTGCCATGTCCACAGTTCAGTTAAAAAAACTGCATCAAATGGTCGAAAAACTACTAGAAACAGCCACTTTAGATAGCGAACAATTATTATTAAAAAAAGAAACTGAAAACATTACAGAAATTGTTGAAAAATTAGTAGTTAAACATCAACTCTTATCGCCTTCTAAAAACATTTCATTCTCTACAAATTTGCAACCAGTGTATGCAAATGTAGATGTTTTTCATTTCGAAAACGCCGTTTCTAATTTAATCGACAATGCCGTAAAATATGGTGGAGATAAGATTGAAGTAACAATTAACTCTATTTTAAACACAACAGAAATTTCTGTGGCAGACAATGGAAAAGGAATTGACAAAAACCAGCAAGAGAAAATTTTCGATAAATTTTATCGCATTCCAAAAGGAAATACACACGATGTAAAAGGTTTCGGAATTGGTTTGTACTATTGTAAAAAAATTATCGAAAAACATAATGGAAGCCTACATTTATCTACCACAAAAAACAACACCATTTTTAAAATAAACTTGCCCAATGAATAA